A single genomic interval of Alistipes provencensis harbors:
- a CDS encoding nucleoside hydrolase, whose product MKHIALLGCLCLLAGGCSQPAEVPEPIPVIFDTDPGNDIDDVLALQMLLNYHKEGRIDLRGIGIGKMYPRAIEYVDAYCRHNGLNDIPLGYVYDGANPLPEAGDYVTGTLDTLIGGKPILTPARSIADDIPEGYKLYRRLLAEAADSSVVFIAVGPYTNVARLLESPGDEFSPLTGRELAARKVRLLSVMGGTYNDDVFNNPEWNVMQDLGASRTLFAEWPTPLVASGSEVGTRILYPASSVLRDFEGGEAAPLCVSYKIYKPMPYDRPTWDLTSVLYAIEPEGSCLGVSEPGTITIAEDGYSRFTPDPAGRHRYMTIAPEDIPGAAARLVESCTGRRAENNPN is encoded by the coding sequence ATGAAACACATCGCATTACTGGGCTGTCTGTGCCTGCTGGCGGGCGGCTGTTCGCAGCCGGCCGAAGTTCCCGAGCCCATACCGGTGATTTTCGACACCGACCCCGGCAACGACATCGACGACGTGCTGGCATTGCAGATGCTTCTCAACTACCACAAGGAGGGACGGATCGACCTGCGCGGCATCGGCATCGGCAAGATGTATCCCCGGGCCATCGAGTACGTCGACGCCTACTGCCGTCACAACGGCCTGAACGACATCCCGCTGGGCTATGTCTACGACGGGGCCAATCCCCTGCCCGAGGCGGGCGACTATGTGACCGGGACGCTCGACACGCTGATCGGCGGCAAACCCATTCTCACCCCTGCGCGGAGCATTGCCGACGACATTCCCGAGGGGTACAAACTCTACCGCCGGCTGTTGGCCGAGGCGGCCGATTCGTCGGTGGTATTCATCGCCGTCGGGCCCTACACCAACGTAGCGCGGCTGCTGGAATCCCCCGGGGATGAGTTCAGTCCCCTGACGGGCCGCGAACTGGCGGCCCGCAAGGTGCGGCTGCTCTCGGTGATGGGCGGCACCTACAATGACGACGTCTTCAACAACCCGGAGTGGAACGTCATGCAGGACCTCGGGGCGTCGCGGACGCTCTTCGCCGAGTGGCCCACGCCGCTCGTGGCCAGCGGTTCGGAGGTCGGGACCCGCATCCTCTACCCGGCGTCGAGTGTGCTCCGGGATTTCGAAGGGGGCGAGGCGGCGCCGCTGTGCGTCTCCTACAAGATTTACAAGCCGATGCCCTACGACCGTCCTACATGGGACCTGACGTCGGTGCTATATGCCATAGAGCCCGAAGGGAGTTGTCTGGGCGTCTCCGAACCCGGAACGATCACGATCGCCGAGGACGGGTACAGCCGTTTCACGCCCGATCCCGCAGGCCGTCACCGCTACATGACCATTGCCCCGGAGGATATTCCGGGGGCTGCCGCCCGGCTGGTGGAGAGCTGTACGGGGCGGCGCGCCGAAAATAATCCGAATTAA
- the rbsK gene encoding ribokinase, with translation MKIVVIGSSNMDLISVAERMPRPGETVGNARFMQAFGGKGANQAVAAARLGGEVVLVAALGDDLSGRAMREHFAAEGIDTSRLVTDPENATGTALILVDAAAENAISVAPGANFSLTPEAIGSLDEVLAGAGMLVMQAEIPYRTVREAAFAARRLGVPVLLNPAPACRIDAELMAAVDILVVNQTEAACISGLSPDENPLEEVAGRLLADGPRNVVVTLGSRGSYLLNAAGSLTVPAFRVKAVDTTAAGDVFCGALAVAAAGAELSAEALRFASAASAISVTRQGAQPSIPTRAEVEEFLTKN, from the coding sequence ATGAAAATAGTTGTCATAGGAAGTTCCAACATGGACCTGATCTCGGTCGCGGAGCGGATGCCCCGCCCCGGGGAGACCGTCGGAAACGCCCGTTTCATGCAGGCCTTCGGCGGCAAAGGGGCCAATCAGGCCGTCGCCGCGGCCCGGCTGGGCGGCGAGGTGGTGCTGGTCGCCGCACTCGGGGACGATCTTTCGGGACGCGCGATGCGGGAGCATTTCGCCGCCGAGGGCATCGACACCTCGCGTCTGGTGACCGATCCGGAAAACGCCACCGGAACGGCGCTGATCCTCGTGGACGCGGCTGCCGAGAATGCGATCTCGGTAGCTCCGGGCGCCAATTTCTCGCTGACGCCCGAGGCCATCGGGTCGCTGGACGAGGTGCTTGCCGGGGCCGGGATGCTGGTCATGCAGGCCGAGATTCCCTACCGCACCGTTCGTGAGGCGGCGTTCGCCGCTCGGCGGCTCGGGGTTCCCGTGCTGCTGAATCCCGCGCCGGCCTGCCGCATCGACGCCGAACTGATGGCCGCGGTGGATATTCTGGTCGTGAACCAGACCGAGGCGGCCTGCATCAGCGGGCTGTCGCCCGATGAAAATCCCTTGGAAGAGGTGGCCGGGCGGCTGTTGGCCGACGGGCCGCGCAACGTCGTGGTCACGCTGGGCAGCCGGGGTTCCTACCTGCTTAATGCGGCGGGTTCGCTGACGGTGCCCGCTTTCCGGGTGAAGGCCGTGGATACCACGGCTGCGGGCGATGTCTTTTGCGGCGCGCTGGCGGTAGCTGCCGCCGGGGCGGAGCTCTCGGCCGAAGCCCTGCGTTTTGCCAGCGCCGCATCGGCCATCAGCGTTACGCGCCAAGGCGCCCAGCCCTCCATCCCCACGCGGGCGGAGGTCGAAGAATTTTTAACGAAGAACTGA
- a CDS encoding GRP family sugar transporter: MFIVNNYPLAVLFCIVTMLCWGSWGNTQKMAARTWRYELFYWDYTIGMLLFSLLAAFTLGSFGSEGRSFLTDIAQVETGKMCSALLGGVIFNASNILLSASVSIAGMAVAFPLGVGIALVLGVVVNYIGAPKGDPVLLFIGVALIVVAVVCNGIAAGRGGGGKESPNRKGILLAVLAGVLMSLFYRFVAAAMDLTDFTAPRAGMATPYSAFVIFSVGVFLSNFVFNTLVMKRPFVGAPVSYRQYFQGGLSTHLVGVLGGCIWALGTLFSYIAAGKAGAAVSYALGQGAPMVAALWGVFVWKEFKGAGGSVKRLLGLMFLLFVVGLALIVVSGGS, from the coding sequence ATGTTTATCGTAAACAACTATCCGCTGGCCGTTCTCTTCTGCATCGTGACGATGCTCTGCTGGGGTTCTTGGGGCAACACCCAGAAGATGGCCGCCCGTACATGGCGCTACGAACTCTTTTATTGGGACTACACGATCGGCATGCTGCTGTTCTCGTTGCTCGCGGCTTTCACGCTGGGCAGCTTCGGCAGCGAGGGCCGCAGTTTCCTCACCGACATCGCGCAGGTCGAGACCGGAAAGATGTGCAGCGCCCTGCTGGGCGGCGTGATCTTCAACGCTTCGAATATCCTGCTGTCGGCGTCGGTCTCCATCGCCGGCATGGCTGTGGCTTTCCCGCTGGGGGTCGGCATCGCACTGGTGCTGGGGGTCGTCGTCAACTACATTGGGGCGCCCAAGGGCGATCCCGTCCTGCTGTTCATCGGTGTGGCGCTGATCGTCGTGGCGGTCGTCTGCAACGGGATAGCCGCCGGACGCGGAGGTGGCGGAAAGGAGTCGCCGAACCGCAAGGGCATCCTGCTGGCCGTGCTGGCGGGCGTGCTGATGTCGCTCTTCTACCGTTTCGTGGCCGCGGCCATGGACCTCACGGATTTCACCGCTCCGCGGGCCGGGATGGCCACGCCGTACAGCGCCTTCGTGATCTTCTCGGTGGGTGTGTTCCTGAGTAACTTCGTTTTCAACACGCTGGTCATGAAACGCCCGTTCGTCGGGGCGCCGGTCTCCTACCGGCAGTATTTTCAGGGAGGGCTCTCGACCCATCTGGTCGGTGTGTTGGGCGGCTGCATCTGGGCGTTGGGAACGTTGTTCAGCTACATCGCGGCCGGAAAGGCCGGTGCCGCCGTCTCCTATGCGCTGGGGCAGGGTGCGCCGATGGTCGCCGCGCTCTGGGGCGTGTTCGTCTGGAAAGAGTTCAAGGGGGCGGGCGGTTCCGTGAAACGGCTGCTGGGGCTGATGTTCCTGCTGTTCGTGGTCGGACTGGCGCTGATCGTCGTCTCCGGGGGGAGCTGA
- a CDS encoding glycoside hydrolase family 43 protein codes for MKSLFLLLSLLLAGCGGSYNNPLDVAFGDPFVLAASDGRFYMYGTGGAAAGFRVCVSDDLVTWRDAGVAYQRGEESWGVDCFWAPEVYERDGRYYLFYSANWRENPNGDAETFRIGVAVSDSPAGPFTDMYDRPIFDPGYPVIDANVFWDDDGSVYLYYSRCCYKHSVESGVSEWARREGLYDEIEESWVYGVRMKPDFSGIIGQPVALLMPPATMDDPQAEWESRSVTSREVNRRWTEGSFLLKDDGRYYMMYSANFYGGEHYAVGYATSDSPLGPFVKSADNPVLQKNTDRGGDVTGTGHNMVLTLADGGRYCVYHGRTSATGDRRVVFIDPMEITPEGKLVVHGPSTDCRPKPRL; via the coding sequence ATGAAGAGCCTCTTTTTACTTTTATCGCTCCTGCTTGCCGGCTGCGGCGGGAGTTACAACAATCCGCTGGATGTCGCTTTCGGCGACCCGTTCGTGCTGGCGGCTTCCGACGGTCGTTTCTATATGTACGGTACGGGCGGGGCCGCGGCCGGATTCCGGGTCTGCGTGTCGGACGATCTCGTCACATGGCGGGATGCCGGCGTCGCCTATCAGCGCGGTGAGGAGAGTTGGGGCGTCGACTGCTTCTGGGCTCCCGAGGTGTACGAGCGCGACGGCCGTTATTACCTGTTTTACAGCGCCAACTGGCGGGAGAATCCGAACGGGGATGCCGAAACGTTCCGGATCGGTGTCGCCGTGTCCGATTCGCCGGCCGGACCGTTCACCGATATGTACGACCGTCCGATTTTTGACCCCGGCTATCCGGTGATCGACGCCAATGTGTTTTGGGACGACGACGGAAGCGTTTATCTCTACTATTCCCGCTGCTGCTACAAGCACAGTGTGGAGAGCGGGGTTTCGGAGTGGGCGCGCCGCGAAGGACTGTACGACGAGATCGAGGAGAGCTGGGTCTACGGCGTCCGGATGAAGCCCGATTTCAGCGGGATCATCGGCCAACCGGTGGCATTGCTGATGCCGCCGGCGACGATGGACGATCCTCAGGCGGAGTGGGAGAGCCGTTCGGTCACCTCCCGGGAGGTGAACCGCCGCTGGACCGAGGGCTCTTTCCTTCTGAAGGACGACGGGCGGTATTATATGATGTATTCGGCCAATTTTTACGGCGGGGAGCACTACGCCGTGGGGTATGCCACCTCCGATTCGCCGCTCGGACCCTTTGTGAAATCGGCCGACAATCCCGTGCTGCAGAAGAATACGGACCGCGGCGGGGATGTGACCGGCACGGGCCACAACATGGTGCTTACACTCGCCGACGGCGGCCGCTATTGCGTGTACCACGGACGGACCTCGGCGACAGGGGACCGGCGCGTCGTCTTTATCGACCCCATGGAGATAACCCCCGAAGGAAAACTGG